The sequence GAAGAAGATGGAAAAGAAGGACATTGTTGACACCGCGGTTGCGGCCGGTCAGTTCACGATCCTTGCCAAGGCGCTCGAAGCCGCGGGCTTGATCGAAGCTCTCAAAGGTGAAGGAAAATTCACGGTGTTCGCTCCGACCGACGAAGCTTTTGGCAAACTTCCGGCGGGAACCCTTGAAATGCTCCTGAAACCGGAGAACAAGGAAAAGCTCAAGGCAATTCTTCTTTACCACGTAGTTTCGGGCAAAGTTGGCGCCGCGGACGTCGTCAAGCTTAACGGACAGGACGTCAAAACGCTTCAGGGCGGAACCGTCAAGGTGAACACGACGAGCGGCGTTATGGTGAATTCTTCGACGGTCGTCAAGGCAGACGTTTGGGCGAAGAACGGTGTCATCCACGTGATCGACACGGTATTGCTCCCGAACTAGTTTCCGGACTCGGGCAAACGGTTTCGGGCTGGTATTTTTTGATGGCTTCTGAAATCAGGACTTCAGCAGATTACAGGATAGAGTTCCGTGCGAATGAGAGCTACTTGTACGTCCGCGTCGAAGGTCTGAAGGACGGTGCCGAGATAAGCAAGAAGTACTGGAAGGAA is a genomic window of Acidobacteriota bacterium containing:
- a CDS encoding fasciclin domain-containing protein codes for the protein MFSALSVSAQPAKKMEKKDIVDTAVAAGQFTILAKALEAAGLIEALKGEGKFTVFAPTDEAFGKLPAGTLEMLLKPENKEKLKAILLYHVVSGKVGAADVVKLNGQDVKTLQGGTVKVNTTSGVMVNSSTVVKADVWAKNGVIHVIDTVLLPN